The Kaustia mangrovi genome has a segment encoding these proteins:
- the nuoI gene encoding NADH-quinone oxidoreductase subunit NuoI yields MRLTQAARSVFLSEFVSAFFLSMRYFVSPKPTINYPFEKGHISPRFRGEHALRRYPNGQERCIACKLCEAICPAQAITIEAGPRRNDGTRRTTRYDIDMVKCIYCGFCQEACPVDAIVEGPNYEFATETREELYYNKEKLLANGDRWEREIARNLALEAPYR; encoded by the coding sequence ATGAGACTGACACAGGCTGCGCGATCGGTTTTCCTGAGCGAGTTCGTCTCGGCGTTCTTCCTGTCGATGCGCTATTTCGTTTCGCCGAAACCGACCATCAACTACCCCTTCGAGAAGGGCCACATCTCGCCGCGCTTCCGGGGCGAGCACGCGCTGCGCCGCTATCCCAACGGCCAGGAGCGCTGCATCGCCTGCAAGCTGTGCGAGGCGATCTGCCCGGCCCAGGCGATCACCATCGAGGCGGGGCCGCGCCGCAATGACGGCACGCGGCGCACGACCCGCTACGACATCGACATGGTGAAGTGCATCTATTGCGGCTTCTGCCAGGAGGCCTGCCCGGTCGATGCGATCGTGGAGGGCCCCAATTACGAATTCGCCACCGAGACGCGCGAGGAGCTCTACTACAACAAGGAGAAGCTTCTGGCGAACGGCGACCGGTGGGAGCGCGAGATCGCGCGCAACCTTGCGCTCGAGGCGCCTTATCGCTAA
- a CDS encoding NADH-quinone oxidoreductase subunit J — MAVAALFFYLFSALAVAAGVMVIAARNPVHSVLFLILAFFNGAGLFLLLGAEFLAMILVVVYVGAVAVLFLFVVMMLDIDFTELRQGMLQYLPIGATIGLILLVELVMVLGTWSISADAVNVASAPAPALADMTNAEALGRLLYTRYVYFFQAAGLVLLVAMIGAIVLTLRHKEGVKRQVIADQVARTPETGVEIRKVRPGQGL; from the coding sequence ATGGCCGTAGCGGCACTCTTCTTCTATCTCTTCTCCGCGCTCGCGGTCGCGGCCGGCGTGATGGTGATCGCCGCGCGCAACCCCGTGCACTCCGTGCTCTTCCTGATCCTCGCCTTCTTCAACGGCGCGGGGCTGTTCCTGCTGCTGGGCGCGGAATTCCTCGCCATGATCCTGGTCGTGGTCTATGTCGGCGCGGTCGCGGTCCTGTTCCTGTTCGTGGTCATGATGCTCGATATCGACTTCACCGAGCTGCGCCAGGGCATGCTGCAATATCTGCCGATCGGGGCGACCATCGGGCTGATTCTGCTCGTGGAGCTCGTGATGGTGCTCGGCACCTGGTCGATCTCGGCGGACGCCGTCAACGTGGCGAGCGCGCCCGCCCCGGCGCTTGCCGACATGACCAATGCGGAGGCGCTCGGCCGGCTCCTCTACACGCGCTACGTCTACTTCTTCCAGGCCGCGGGTCTCGTGCTGCTGGTCGCCATGATCGGCGCCATCGTGCTCACCCTGCGCCACAAGGAGGGCGTCAAGCGCCAGGTGATCGCCGACCAGGTGGCACGCACGCCGGAAACCGGCGTGGAAATCAGGAAAGTCAGACCGGGGCAGGGGCTCTAG
- the nuoK gene encoding NADH-quinone oxidoreductase subunit NuoK, which produces MEIGLPHYLTVAAILFTIGVFGIFLNRKNVIIILMSIELMLLAVNLNLVAFSSFLGDLVGQVFALLVLTVAAAEAAIGLAILVVYFRNRGTIDVEDIHIMKG; this is translated from the coding sequence ATGGAGATCGGGCTTCCACATTACCTGACCGTTGCCGCGATCCTGTTCACGATCGGCGTCTTCGGCATCTTCCTCAACCGGAAGAATGTCATCATCATCCTGATGTCGATCGAGCTCATGCTGCTCGCGGTCAATCTGAACCTGGTCGCCTTCTCGTCCTTCCTCGGCGATCTCGTCGGGCAGGTCTTCGCGCTCCTGGTTCTCACGGTGGCGGCCGCTGAGGCGGCCATCGGGCTCGCCATCCTGGTCGTCTATTTCCGCAATCGCGGCACGATCGACGTCGAAGACATCCACATCATGAAGGGCTGA
- the nuoL gene encoding NADH-quinone oxidoreductase subunit L: MYSLIVFLPLIGALVAGLAGRWIGAQASRVLTSGLVVVSAVLSWVAFYDVGLGHETYKVQVLSWIHSGAFEADWAFRVDTLTAVMLVVVNTVSALVHIYSIGYMSHDPHQPRFFAYLSLFTFAMLMLVTADNLVQMFFGWEGVGLASYLLIGFWYQRPSANAAAIKAFVVNRVGDFGFSLGIFACFTVFGAVDLDTIFASAPDVAGQTMVFLGYEVDILTTICLLLFMGAMGKSAQFLLHTWLPDAMEGPTPVSALIHAATMVTAGVFLVARMSPIYEFAPDALAFVAFIGATTAFFAATIGLVQNDIKRVIAYSTCSQLGYMFAALGVGAYGVAIFHLFTHAFFKALLFLGSGSVIHAMSDEQDMRKMGGLFPHLKKTWAMMLVGTLALTGFPLTAGYFSKDAIIEAAFAAHSGVGQYAFWLTVIAAFLTSFYSWRLMFMTFHGRQRASRDVMAHVHESPNVMLVPLYLLAIGALVAGGLFKGLFIGHEEAEFWGAALLRGEGNEIVEAMHHVPGWVPFAPTVMMVAGFALAWLFYIARPEMPKALAEMHRPLYLFLLNKWYFDELYDLVFVRGAKALGRFLWKRGDGWAIDGFGPDGVSARVIDITNRIVRLQTGYLYHYAFAMLVGIAALITWLMFGSM; the protein is encoded by the coding sequence ATGTACTCGCTGATCGTCTTTCTGCCGCTTATCGGCGCCCTGGTCGCCGGCCTTGCCGGGCGCTGGATCGGTGCACAGGCCTCGCGGGTCCTGACCTCGGGGCTCGTGGTCGTCTCCGCGGTGCTGTCCTGGGTGGCCTTCTACGATGTCGGGCTGGGCCACGAGACCTACAAGGTCCAGGTGCTCTCCTGGATCCATTCCGGCGCCTTCGAGGCGGACTGGGCGTTCCGCGTCGACACGCTGACGGCGGTCATGCTGGTGGTCGTCAACACGGTGTCGGCGCTCGTGCACATCTACTCCATCGGCTACATGTCGCACGATCCGCACCAGCCGCGCTTCTTCGCCTATCTGTCGCTGTTCACCTTCGCCATGCTGATGCTGGTGACGGCGGACAATCTGGTGCAGATGTTCTTCGGCTGGGAGGGCGTCGGCCTCGCCTCCTATCTGCTGATCGGCTTCTGGTACCAGCGTCCGTCGGCCAATGCCGCGGCCATCAAGGCCTTCGTGGTGAACCGTGTCGGCGATTTCGGCTTCTCGCTCGGCATCTTCGCCTGCTTCACCGTGTTCGGCGCCGTCGATCTCGACACGATCTTCGCCTCCGCGCCGGATGTGGCCGGCCAGACCATGGTGTTCCTCGGCTACGAGGTCGACATCCTGACCACGATCTGCCTGCTGCTCTTCATGGGCGCCATGGGCAAGTCGGCGCAGTTCCTGCTCCACACCTGGCTGCCGGACGCCATGGAGGGCCCGACCCCGGTCTCCGCCCTGATCCATGCCGCGACCATGGTGACGGCGGGCGTGTTCCTGGTCGCGCGCATGTCGCCGATCTACGAGTTCGCGCCCGACGCGCTCGCCTTCGTCGCCTTCATCGGCGCGACCACGGCCTTCTTCGCCGCGACCATCGGGCTCGTGCAGAACGACATCAAGCGCGTCATCGCCTATTCGACCTGCTCGCAGCTCGGCTACATGTTCGCAGCGCTCGGCGTCGGCGCCTACGGGGTGGCGATCTTCCACCTGTTCACCCACGCCTTCTTCAAGGCGCTTCTGTTCCTCGGCTCGGGCTCCGTCATCCACGCCATGTCGGACGAGCAGGACATGCGCAAGATGGGCGGCCTGTTCCCGCATCTGAAGAAGACCTGGGCGATGATGCTCGTCGGCACGCTGGCGCTGACCGGCTTCCCGCTCACCGCCGGCTACTTCTCCAAGGACGCGATCATCGAGGCGGCCTTCGCGGCCCATTCCGGCGTCGGCCAGTATGCCTTCTGGCTGACGGTCATCGCCGCCTTCCTGACCTCCTTCTATTCCTGGCGCCTCATGTTCATGACCTTCCACGGCCGCCAGCGCGCCTCGCGCGACGTCATGGCCCATGTGCATGAATCGCCGAACGTCATGCTCGTTCCGCTCTATCTGCTGGCCATCGGCGCGCTCGTGGCGGGCGGCCTCTTCAAGGGGCTGTTCATCGGCCACGAGGAGGCGGAGTTCTGGGGCGCGGCGCTGCTGCGCGGCGAGGGCAACGAGATCGTCGAGGCCATGCACCACGTGCCGGGCTGGGTGCCGTTCGCGCCGACCGTCATGATGGTGGCGGGCTTCGCGCTGGCATGGCTGTTCTACATCGCACGCCCGGAGATGCCGAAGGCGCTCGCGGAGATGCACCGCCCGCTCTACCTGTTCCTCCTGAACAAGTGGTATTTCGACGAGCTCTACGACCTCGTCTTCGTGCGCGGCGCCAAGGCGCTCGGCCGCTTCCTGTGGAAGCGCGGCGACGGCTGGGCGATCGACGGCTTCGGCCCGGACGGCGTGTCCGCCCGCGTCATCGACATCACCAACCGGATCGTGCGGCTTCAGACGGGTTATCTCTATCACTACGCCTTTGCGATGCTGGTGGGGATCGCCGCTTTGATCACCTGGCTCATGTTCGGGAGCATGTGA
- a CDS encoding NADH-quinone oxidoreductase subunit M, whose amino-acid sequence MAIPHLLSVVTFLPLVGALFILAVRGEDKPAERSARYVALWTTIITFVLSLLIWANFDPNTPDFQFVEKTEWLGGAISYHMGVDGISMLFVILTTFLMPGCILASWHVKTRVKEYMIAFLVLETLMIGVFCALDLVLFYLFFEGGLIPMFLIIGVWGGPRRVYASFKFFLYTLLGSVLMLLAILAMYWNAGTTDIPTLLNHQFPAEMQTWLWLAFFASFAVKMPMWPVHTWLPDAHVEAPTAGSVILAAILLKMGGYGFLRFSIPMFPMASEMFAPFVFTLSVVAIVYTSLVALMQEDMKKLIAYSSVAHMGFVTMGLFTLTTQGVEGGLFQMVSHGLVSGALFLCVGVIYDRMHTREIAAYGGLVNRMPLYAFTFMVFTMANVGLPGTSGFIGEVLTLTGAFQVNSWVALFATTGIILSAGYALWLYRRIIFGALEKESLKSITDMNWREAAVLIPLIVLTVGFGVYPAPILDVFSVSVDNLISNYQASLAAFDAARVAVAQ is encoded by the coding sequence ATGGCTATTCCGCACCTTCTCTCCGTCGTCACCTTCCTGCCGCTCGTCGGCGCGCTGTTCATCCTGGCAGTGCGCGGCGAGGACAAGCCGGCGGAACGCTCCGCGCGCTATGTGGCGCTGTGGACGACGATCATCACCTTCGTCCTCTCGCTGCTCATCTGGGCGAATTTCGACCCCAACACGCCGGACTTCCAGTTCGTGGAGAAGACGGAGTGGCTCGGCGGCGCGATCTCCTACCATATGGGCGTCGACGGCATCTCGATGCTGTTCGTGATCCTCACGACCTTCCTCATGCCCGGCTGCATCCTGGCGAGCTGGCATGTGAAGACGCGCGTGAAGGAGTACATGATCGCCTTCCTGGTGCTGGAAACGCTGATGATCGGCGTCTTCTGCGCGCTGGACCTGGTGCTGTTCTACCTGTTCTTCGAGGGCGGGCTCATCCCGATGTTCCTGATCATCGGCGTGTGGGGCGGCCCGCGGCGCGTCTATGCGAGCTTCAAGTTCTTCCTCTACACGCTGCTCGGCTCGGTGCTGATGCTGCTGGCGATCCTCGCCATGTACTGGAATGCCGGGACGACCGACATTCCCACGCTGCTCAACCACCAGTTCCCGGCGGAGATGCAGACATGGCTGTGGCTCGCCTTCTTCGCCTCCTTCGCGGTGAAGATGCCGATGTGGCCGGTGCACACCTGGCTGCCGGACGCCCATGTGGAGGCGCCGACGGCGGGTTCGGTGATCCTGGCGGCGATCCTTCTGAAGATGGGCGGCTACGGCTTCCTGCGCTTCTCCATCCCGATGTTCCCGATGGCGAGCGAGATGTTCGCGCCCTTCGTGTTCACCCTGTCGGTGGTGGCGATCGTCTACACCTCGCTGGTCGCGCTGATGCAGGAGGACATGAAGAAGCTCATCGCCTATTCCTCGGTGGCGCATATGGGCTTCGTGACCATGGGACTGTTCACGCTCACCACCCAGGGGGTGGAGGGCGGCCTGTTCCAGATGGTCAGCCACGGCCTCGTCTCCGGCGCGCTCTTCCTGTGCGTCGGCGTCATCTACGACCGCATGCACACCCGCGAGATCGCGGCCTATGGCGGGCTGGTGAACCGCATGCCGCTCTACGCCTTCACCTTCATGGTGTTCACCATGGCCAATGTGGGCCTGCCGGGCACGTCGGGCTTCATCGGCGAGGTGCTGACGCTGACGGGCGCCTTCCAGGTCAATAGCTGGGTCGCGCTGTTCGCCACCACGGGCATCATCCTGTCGGCGGGCTATGCGCTCTGGCTCTACCGGCGCATCATCTTCGGCGCGCTGGAGAAGGAGAGCCTGAAGTCGATCACGGACATGAACTGGCGCGAGGCCGCCGTGCTCATTCCGCTGATCGTGCTGACCGTCGGCTTCGGCGTCTATCCGGCCCCGATCCTCGACGTGTTCTCCGTGTCGGTGGACAACCTTATCTCGAACTACCAGGCCTCGCTTGCGGCCTTCGATGCCGCGCGCGTCGCCGTGGCGCAGTGA
- the nuoN gene encoding NADH-quinone oxidoreductase subunit NuoN, which yields MPDTFSTADAMTLLPELVLGVGAMAMLMIGAFRRGNSYDLCSSLALVVLAVAAALTVFSGTGTVTAYNGVFVVDTFARFMKVLTIFGSAATVLVSIGYFKAERMDRFEYPVLIVLATLGMMMMISANGLIALYLGLELQSLSLYVVAAFNRDSPRSAEAGLKYFVLGALASGMLLYGASLVYGFTGTTTFEGIATVIAEGDTGMGLLFGLCFLLVGLAFKISAVPFHMWTPDVYEGAPTPVTTFFASAPKVAAIALLVRTMAVPFAGIASDWQQILVFLSIASMVLGAFAAIGQNNIKRLMAYSSIGHMGYALVGLAAASPEGVKGVVIYMTIYVLMTLGTFGCILAMRRREGPVEEISDLAGLARTNGTMAFILAMLMFSLAGIPPLAGFFAKFYVFSAAIKADLLTLAVIGVVASVVSAFYYLRVVKVMYFDESAEEFEPMAGELKLVVGLAGVFIVGFAVFARPFVDAAQAAAASLF from the coding sequence ATGCCGGACACCTTTTCGACCGCCGATGCGATGACGCTCCTGCCCGAGCTGGTGCTCGGCGTCGGCGCGATGGCCATGCTCATGATCGGCGCCTTCCGACGGGGCAATTCCTACGATCTGTGCTCGTCGCTGGCGCTGGTGGTGCTCGCCGTGGCGGCGGCGCTGACCGTCTTCTCCGGAACGGGAACCGTCACGGCCTATAACGGCGTGTTCGTGGTCGACACCTTCGCGCGCTTCATGAAGGTGCTCACCATCTTCGGCTCGGCGGCCACGGTGCTGGTTTCCATCGGTTACTTCAAGGCGGAGCGGATGGACCGCTTCGAGTATCCCGTGCTCATCGTGCTGGCGACGCTCGGCATGATGATGATGATCTCCGCCAACGGGCTCATCGCGCTCTATCTGGGCCTGGAGCTGCAGAGCCTGTCGCTCTATGTGGTCGCCGCCTTCAACCGGGATTCGCCGCGCTCGGCGGAGGCCGGTCTCAAGTATTTCGTGCTCGGCGCGCTCGCCTCCGGCATGCTGCTCTACGGCGCCTCGCTCGTCTACGGCTTCACCGGCACGACCACCTTCGAGGGCATCGCGACGGTGATCGCGGAGGGCGACACCGGCATGGGGCTGCTGTTCGGCCTGTGCTTCCTGCTGGTCGGGTTGGCCTTCAAGATCTCCGCGGTTCCCTTCCATATGTGGACGCCGGACGTCTATGAGGGCGCGCCGACCCCGGTGACGACCTTCTTCGCGTCGGCGCCGAAGGTCGCCGCCATCGCGCTTCTGGTGCGCACCATGGCGGTGCCGTTCGCGGGGATCGCGTCCGACTGGCAGCAGATCCTGGTGTTCCTGTCGATCGCCTCCATGGTGCTCGGCGCCTTCGCGGCCATCGGGCAGAACAACATCAAGCGGCTGATGGCCTATTCCTCCATCGGCCATATGGGCTATGCGCTGGTCGGTCTCGCCGCGGCGAGCCCGGAGGGCGTGAAGGGCGTCGTCATCTACATGACGATCTATGTGCTCATGACGCTCGGCACCTTCGGCTGCATCCTCGCCATGCGCCGGCGCGAGGGGCCGGTGGAGGAGATCTCCGATCTCGCGGGCCTTGCCCGCACTAACGGCACCATGGCCTTCATCCTGGCCATGCTCATGTTCTCGCTGGCCGGCATCCCGCCGCTCGCGGGCTTCTTCGCGAAGTTCTACGTCTTCTCCGCCGCCATCAAGGCGGACCTGCTCACCCTCGCCGTCATCGGCGTGGTGGCGAGCGTGGTGAGCGCCTTCTACTATCTCAGGGTCGTGAAGGTGATGTATTTCGACGAGTCGGCGGAGGAGTTCGAGCCCATGGCCGGCGAGCTCAAGCTGGTCGTCGGGCTGGCCGGCGTCTTCATCGTCGGCTTCGCGGTGTTCGCGCGCCCGTTCGTCGATGCCGCGCAGGCCGCCGCCGCCTCGCTGTTCTGA
- a CDS encoding biotin--[acetyl-CoA-carboxylase] ligase, with translation MTEQRPRLPDGYRLLAFDEIDSTNAEAARRADAGEEGPVWLWAGRQTRGRGRYSRPWASEPGNLYATLVTAAPGPRPADLSFAMALALHDAAAACLPEREAGGLSLKWPNDLMLDGAKVSGLLLEAVGRREGDGAPVLAIGFGLNIAHKPDIADYAVTSLAEHGATATPARALEHLAAKAAWWIGRWDEGRGFAAIRDAWLARARGLGGQIAVTSGSERMTGLFEDLAEDGALILRLPDGTARRIFAGDVFLPGGNRGAA, from the coding sequence ATGACGGAGCAACGCCCCAGGCTTCCCGACGGCTATCGGCTTCTCGCCTTCGACGAGATCGATTCGACCAATGCGGAGGCCGCCCGGCGCGCGGATGCGGGCGAGGAGGGGCCGGTCTGGCTGTGGGCCGGACGGCAGACGAGGGGCAGGGGGCGCTATAGCCGCCCCTGGGCGTCGGAGCCCGGCAATCTCTATGCCACGCTCGTCACGGCCGCGCCCGGGCCGCGCCCGGCCGATCTGAGCTTCGCCATGGCGCTCGCGCTCCACGATGCCGCCGCGGCCTGCCTGCCGGAACGCGAAGCCGGGGGGCTGTCGCTCAAATGGCCGAACGATCTCATGCTCGACGGCGCCAAGGTTTCGGGCCTGCTGCTGGAGGCCGTCGGCCGGCGAGAGGGCGACGGTGCGCCCGTGCTCGCCATCGGCTTCGGCCTCAATATCGCGCACAAGCCCGACATTGCCGACTATGCGGTGACGTCGCTCGCCGAGCACGGCGCGACCGCCACGCCGGCGCGCGCGCTGGAACATCTGGCGGCGAAGGCGGCCTGGTGGATCGGACGCTGGGACGAGGGCCGCGGCTTCGCCGCGATCCGCGACGCGTGGCTCGCGCGGGCGCGCGGGCTCGGCGGACAGATCGCCGTCACCAGCGGCAGTGAGCGCATGACGGGCCTGTTTGAGGACCTTGCCGAGGACGGCGCGCTGATCCTGCGCCTGCCGGACGGCACGGCGAGGCGGATCTTCGCCGGGGACGTCTTCCTGCCCGGCGGCAATCGCGGGGCGGCGTGA
- a CDS encoding ribonuclease J, whose protein sequence is MVAGGKKGKAREELVFLPLGGTGEIGMNAYLYGLGPVRDRRWLMVDLGVKFGSEREPGVDVILPDMAFMEAERHALEGLVLTHAHEDHLGAVPYLWERLGMPVYATRFTAALLMNKLEEAGLEEEVPLHIVEPGDRFALGPFDIELVRVNHSIPEPNALAIRTGAGTVVHSGDWKIDDAPVLGERIDEARLREIGAEGCLALVCDSTNAMREGHSPTEEEVAASLTSIIARAKARVAITTFASHVGRLETVARAAHEAGRQVVVAGRAMNTVIEAARHSGYLRDVPDFQPADAFGYLPPEKVVCLCTGSQGEPRAAMARIADDSHPSIALEAGDLVIFSSKTIPGNEKAVIEIENKLAARGVEIVTSDDALVHVTGHPRRDELRQLYDWLKPGMLIPMHGEMRHMMEHAKFAREQGIAATQVVTNGEILRLAPGAPEIVDEAPSGRLFVDGRLIVSEHAAAIRDRRKLSFVGMVAVSVIVDGRGDLVGEPQIAMEGVPAEDENATPMADIVLDVVEEVMEGLPRARRRDRDLLAETLRRAVRRAMALHWGKKPLCRVMIHTV, encoded by the coding sequence ATGGTAGCGGGGGGCAAGAAAGGAAAGGCGCGCGAGGAGCTCGTCTTCCTGCCGCTCGGCGGGACGGGCGAGATCGGCATGAACGCCTATCTCTACGGGCTGGGGCCGGTGCGGGACCGGCGCTGGCTCATGGTCGATCTCGGCGTGAAATTCGGCAGCGAGCGCGAGCCGGGCGTCGACGTCATCCTGCCCGACATGGCCTTCATGGAGGCGGAGCGCCACGCCCTGGAGGGCCTCGTCCTCACCCATGCGCATGAGGACCATCTGGGGGCGGTGCCCTATCTGTGGGAACGCCTCGGCATGCCCGTCTATGCGACGCGCTTCACCGCCGCGCTGCTCATGAACAAGCTGGAGGAGGCGGGGCTGGAAGAGGAGGTGCCGCTCCACATCGTGGAGCCCGGCGACCGCTTCGCCTTAGGGCCCTTCGACATCGAGCTCGTCAGGGTCAACCACTCGATCCCGGAGCCCAACGCGCTCGCCATCCGCACGGGCGCCGGCACGGTGGTCCATTCCGGCGACTGGAAGATCGACGATGCGCCGGTGCTCGGCGAGCGCATCGACGAGGCGCGGCTGCGCGAGATCGGCGCGGAGGGCTGCCTCGCGCTGGTCTGCGATTCGACCAACGCCATGCGCGAGGGCCACTCGCCGACCGAGGAGGAGGTGGCCGCCAGCCTCACCTCGATCATCGCCCGGGCGAAGGCCCGTGTCGCGATCACCACCTTCGCCTCCCATGTGGGCCGGCTCGAGACCGTTGCGCGCGCCGCGCACGAGGCCGGCCGGCAGGTCGTGGTGGCGGGCCGCGCCATGAACACCGTCATCGAGGCCGCCCGCCACAGCGGCTATCTGAGGGACGTGCCGGACTTCCAGCCGGCCGACGCCTTCGGCTATCTGCCGCCGGAGAAGGTCGTGTGCCTGTGCACCGGCAGCCAGGGCGAGCCCCGTGCGGCCATGGCGCGCATCGCCGACGACAGCCATCCCTCCATCGCGCTGGAGGCCGGCGATCTGGTGATCTTCTCCTCCAAGACGATCCCCGGCAACGAGAAGGCGGTCATCGAGATCGAGAACAAGCTCGCCGCGCGCGGGGTGGAGATCGTCACCTCCGACGATGCGCTCGTCCATGTCACGGGCCATCCGCGCCGCGACGAGCTCAGGCAGCTCTACGACTGGCTGAAGCCCGGCATGCTCATCCCCATGCATGGCGAGATGCGCCACATGATGGAGCATGCCAAATTCGCCCGCGAGCAGGGCATCGCCGCCACGCAGGTCGTGACGAACGGCGAGATTCTGCGCCTCGCGCCCGGCGCGCCGGAGATCGTCGACGAGGCGCCGAGCGGCCGCCTGTTCGTCGATGGCCGGCTCATCGTGTCGGAGCATGCCGCCGCGATCCGCGACCGGCGCAAGCTCTCCTTCGTGGGCATGGTGGCCGTGTCTGTGATCGTGGACGGGCGCGGCGACCTCGTCGGCGAGCCGCAGATCGCCATGGAGGGCGTACCGGCGGAAGACGAGAACGCCACGCCCATGGCCGACATCGTTCTCGATGTCGTCGAGGAGGTGATGGAGGGTCTGCCGCGCGCCCGCCGGCGCGACCGCGACCTTCTGGCGGAGACCCTGCGCCGCGCCGTGCGCCGCGCCATGGCGCTCCACTGGGGCAAGAAGCCGCTCTGCCGGGTCATGATCCACACGGTGTGA